Part of the Chiloscyllium plagiosum isolate BGI_BamShark_2017 chromosome 46, ASM401019v2, whole genome shotgun sequence genome is shown below.
catgggttaggccactgttggaaagtGCGTGCAATTGTTCTCCCTTCCtcttggaagaatgttgtgaaagctgtaagggttcagaaaataattgCATGGAGATTGTCACTGTTGGAGGATTtcaggtatagggagaggttacaTTATctagagctattttccctggagcgcccgaggatgaggggtgacattataatggtttataaaatcatgaggggcatggataggataaatagtcaaagtcttttccctggattcgGGGAGTCCATAAATAGAGGgtgcaggtttagggtgagacagaaAGGTATAAATACACCTAAGATGCAACTTTTTaactcagagggtgatacgtgtatggaatgagctgccaggggaagtggtggaggatagtacaattgcaacatttaaaaggcacatggatggttatatgaataggaaggatttggagggatgtgggccagattctggcaggtgggaatagattgtttttggatagctggtcggcacggacacgttggactgaagggtctgtttcctagctgtacatctctatgaatctatatccCTAAAGCTTCAAAATCTGCGACAATAAGATGTAAACATGTGTGGCTAGATGTGTTATCCTCGAATGCTGGATTACCAACCAAGTAAAATGCtagaacaccagcacctcctgcCTCATTTCCGTTGTCATCTCGATAGAAAATAGCgacactattttaaaacattgcTACATTTAGAAACTTTCATGTCAAGGAAGATCCATCTGTGTCTCTTACCAGGCTAATAACTATAAACTGTGGTAGAACAAATGAATCAAACTAATCTGACTGGCCCGTGTACTTTTGGATTCCCCGTGAAATGCTAAGAATAGCAAAGGAACGCAGTGGGGCAATTATGGAGTATGAGTGACGTTGCTTAGATTGAAATCTGTTGTTAATCGTGCAATTTTAAGCAGAGTTATTAATGGACttaactttgtttaaaaaggaaaattgatGGAACACCAGGAAGTGCTGTTATAGGCAGGTATTTTTATAATAAAATAACCGATGAGGTGAGAATAGTGCTCAACTCTATAATTTTATCGAGGTGGAAGTGACGAATATTTGCGATGGCATTGTGAAATGTTTGGAGTCATTAATgaggagatgccaatgttggactatggtggacaaagtaaaaaatcatAACGATACTGTGTGAAAGTCCAGAAGATGTATGTAATATCATAAgttttcgaagcactgcttcctGGTCAGGTGATGGGGACGGTGGCGCACAGggacagaatataaaaatggAGTGAGATTTTATATCACTTTTGACTTAGTCCTATATGATACTAATATCGCTGACTCATGCTGTGGAGGTGGATACATTGCCGAATATGGCATGCATTTATCAGTTTTGCTGAGGGGAAAATACTCAGATTCAGAAGTGTTTGGCACTTATCTCTGTATTgctacccataatgccattaggggtAGGCAGGAAAATGTCTAACGATAACTTTCTGATCCATATCTTGCAATTGTTTCGTTCTCTGCGCTTCTTTTGCTACCCTTTATCTCTCTATAAAGATAAAGAACGGCGCAAACTACGATGGAAGTTGAACCGAGGtccaccagaacattacttgggtgtTTGGTTAATAATTTATCAATCGTGATATTGGGCCATCGCTTCCTTCTTAGAAAACCTGCTGATCTATTGTTATGTCTGCATGATTCATGCATTACCGTGGAGAAAGCAAATATAAATTAATGCGCCATACTCTTTTGGAATCACCACAATAATTGAAGTTTGGACGTCTTCAATGTTCTTGTCGAATCAATGTCCATGATTCCACTTAATCAGTTACATTGGAACTTCGGACAGTAATCTGAATTGAATTGTTCGTGTAATTCAGGGAATTGGATTTTGAGAGGCGTCCTGAGAGGCACAATAACAGAACAGCTTCTTTATCTTTACCACTTACTTCAGAAGCTGTAACAATACCCACGCACATAGCCAAGGAATGTACCATTCTGTGAGTTTTCAGATTTTGTGATTGTTATCTTTCGATTTCCATTAACTGAGAAGTTTGTGCTCTGTGCATTCACTTATTCACAAAACATCACCATGACGTTTTCTCTCAACTGGAGAACATCATCACTGTTCGTTCTCTGAATTTGGAAAATATGTGCTCTCTGAAGGCTAATgtaaaattatttgaagaggCATACAACAGCCCATTCGGTCCATACATTCGGTAGCTActatgtttccaaactaaactcgctccacttagaatcatagaatctgagaatcccaacaatgtgaaaCAGGCGAtttggtggaggaagtgaacatTGACCATCCGAAGAATATATCACCTAGATGCTTTCCCGActttattactttacatttctcctCACTCgtgcatctagcctacacatccctgaacattatggacaatttagcatggccaattcacttatcCTACATATATTTTTACTgtttgaggaaactggagcacccagatgaaacccatgcagacaggaggagaatgtgaAAAGTACACACAGCCAATCGCCCGAAGGAGCAACCAAACCCGGGTTTCTGGCTCTTgtctgcacttgacccatatcccttcaaacattttaaCTTCTTCAAAGAACAAATGCTTCAAGCATTTATTCTGGCAGTTCCTTCTGCATATGAACCATTCATGAACAACTCTGTGCATCAGTGAACCCGGGTTCCTGTGCACCCCCGGCCTCAGGATTTTGAGGATTGCGTCTTTTCCTGCAGATTTCCCTCTGTCACCTAATTACTCAGTGACAGTTGTGGCTGAAGCGAACTGGGCCAATTGCCTTGGAAGCTTATTACTCCCACTCGCTGTCACTCAGTGCTGCTTTTCTGGAAATTCTATTGACATGTTATAATTGAACATTATGAAAGGTAACTATCATCCATAACCGTTGAAATGCCTCTGCACCAGTCTATTTCGAGTAATTTGGAAAGCAATATATTATCAGCATTCTGTTTTGTTCTTCAACGCAAGTCTTTTGTtatgaaatattatttaaaactCTAATATGCATGCTAAATCTTTAATGACATTTCTCACTCAGCATCCAATATCAAATTTTAGCATAAAATGCATGGACTGCCTCATGTGCATGCGTCACGCCTTTATCTGTGTGGAGAACCCTACCCCATGGAGTATGGCAGGGAATTCTAATAAAGTGAATGCATGCCCCACCTGCCAATCAAACGTCTTTGGTTTATTGGTGTAGAATCTTTCACGTGCAGGTCTTGATGATTTGAATGCGACAAAACAATCAAATAAATGCTTTATTTTGTTTGATATAAGTAGGTCATTTAACATTTTTCGTGATACATAGGACATAACTGAATAATTGTCATTATTCTTTTAAGAAGTGGTCTgatttcattcttttattctttcaaagaATATGTACATGACTGGCCAGGCAAACAATTATGAATCATTCCAAATTGTCAAGATAGCAATTAAGTGTCTAACACATAgctctgtgtctggagtcacatgaagccAGACCAGCCACCGTGAGCATTTCCATTTCCTAAAAGATGTTAGAGGACgatgtgtttttattttctgatgaTCGATTATAGTATTCTGGTTTATATTTGTGAATACAAATTCCAGAATATTAATTGGCTGGATACGCACCAGGATACCCAGAAAATCCGACGAATTCATATTGGGGCAATAATGCTCAATTATTGCTAGAATATGAATTCGTCCAATGTTTTGGGTACCAAGGTTGGAATCCAGCTATGGAATGCTATCAAACGCCTCTCGTCGTTaaacaaaaaggagaaaataaatttcaacaGAATTAGTTTGCTAGATATAAACTTTCTGAGGCAGTAGGAAGCAtggagacagtttttttttcacttttccttTCGATTAACCAATATCAGAAGATATGACCAAGGAAATGTCAACACTTCCTTCAACTCATGTCTGAATTTACTTTGTGTCGCTGCATAAATGCACACATTTGTGCATGAACTCAAATACATTAGCATGTAGCCAGCTTCAGTGGCAATGTAAGCTGGAGCTGCAAAATCGCCTCGATAATGTGAGATGTTTGTTATCCTAGTAGATAAAAAGCTGACAGCTGCTGTCAGCCAAAGAAGAATAAAACTGCTTGATATTGTGAAGAGTAGAATTATGGATTTCCTTCGACTCTCCACCTCTTCGTCTCTTTGACACTCAATATTCCGACCTCTAATTGCCCTGCGAATTTTATTGGCGAATAAAATACGTCTAATGGTCAAACAATTGAATAAGAGCATCAAAGAAAATGGAATCCAAGGAACGAAAATACTGTGCAACCAGGAAAATGCAACACCTAGTGGTGAAGTGAAAAAAATCAGCTTGGTGCGACAACCCCACTGTAAATTATCAATGATTTTCTCAGGTTCATATGCAAACAAAAACGGTATGCTCTCTAGGCATACCAAAGCAGTGATACTCATTAAAACTGCAGCCGCTGTCTTCACTGTGCAATACTTTGTTTTCAGCCTCTCACAACATATAGCCACATATCTATCAAATGTGAACATTACAGTGAACCACACTGCCATTAACAAGCTGATTGAGTTCATGTATTTAAATAACATACAAACTCCAGTGTAGGAGAAGAAGGAATGCGTAAAGTGATAACCGAATACGTGATGTACAGTTACATTGAAGATCAAGATCATAAGAGCTGCTattgccatggccaccatgtaGGTGCAAGTACATTCAGACAGGCCGCAGTTTCTTCTGGAAAGAATTACCATTGTCATCAAGTTCGCTGCAAATGAAATGAACAATCGTTTTAAAGTGAGATCTCTTACAAAACCAAAATAATCTGAAAAAAATGATGATGTTAAATTGAAAGGTTTTGCCGCTGACACTTGTGTGCATTGATATTTTTAATATCATATATGTCAAAGTGTTGGAACTTGCATTATAGAATAACAAAGCACTGAATACTCAAAACAGAGGGACTGAACTTTGACTTGTTTCCAGAATCGTCTAGTTAAGTGATTTAAACGATTACATGGATTAAAATGTTCAAGAGCAGTTGTTTTCTGAGTACATTGTGAACTGGAGACTGATGATCTAATCATGAAGTCACAATGCAATCCAATTAATATACACAATGGCTATTACACTTTATTCAATTGGTAACTAAATGGACTTTTAAAATACCCAGTGCCAGCTGTCATGAGTAACTGAGTTCAGGTTCTGGTTTTAAATATCAAAGAAATGATTTGGCAAACTCTTAGAACAGTAATCATATGATAGCCACGCTAAAGAATAAGCTGCACTATCTAAGACCTATGACTTTACTCGATCCTCTTCAAGTCTCACCACATCTCTCAGCCAAAGGTAGAAAGGCACATTAAAGCAGTTAAGCAATAACTTATGAGGACAAATAGATATGATGGTCCACAGGATCACAGGCACATGGACCTCTATCCGGGTTTGTTTCTGATGACACTGGTGCTTGCAGCTCGGCTCGAAGAAATATAAATTTGAGTCCAAAACTGACGTTATATTCTCTGAGCTTTTAACATATCAATCTTAAGAAGGCAAGTCGGAAGTGTTAGAAGCTGGTAAAATGcctacatttaaaagatatctggattggtatatgaacaggaagcgtTTACTGGGATAGGGAACAATGCGTGCAAATGGGGAACGCTTAGTTTtggagatctggtcggcatggacgagttgggatAGAAGGATTTTTTTCTGGTTTGTAATTCTCCATGATTGTCTAACCATTAACCTCTGGCCTGACGATTTCCACCACAGAGCCCAATAACAAGATGAAACTCTCATCTCTCCCTGCCAGACTGACCGTCTTTACACGTGACCACAGTTTTCATTCAACTTCTGCTTTCAGCTTGAGCGCACGTTTCATCTGCAGTCGATACATCAAAAGAACACTTCCCATAAAAATATATCATGCAAGTAACGTTCATATTTGGCCTCAACAACTAATAGAacctactttttttttctcttctccttTCAAATAAACGAATTGCTACTCAAATCGCAAAGGACACCTTTCAACTCTCATCTTGCAGTTCGTACCTTCAAACCAAAATAATAAAAACGAATAAAACGAGATAATGAAAAAATCAGCAAGGTTTCTAACAACAGTTTCTCACATAACAGTTGAAAGCTCTGAAATGTATTCATTCTGAAACGATAATAATTGTGAGATGACAAATGCTGAGCATTTACCTTCAGGATTTGTGCATTCGCACCCGTCATCAATTGTGCCTGAGAAGGATGGTGATCACCTTCTTAATAAACATCTACCAGAATATATGAAAGAGAGCTTGTTTACTAACCACAACATGTCTGCATAAGGTCATTGCAAGTTTGAGGAACAAGACCTCATTTTCTGACCAAATTCTGTCCAAGCTACAAAAGAACATTGCATTTTGCTGAGGCACCTTACCGCATTCACGTCTCAACACTGATTTCAACAGATTCAGAGCATATCCTTTGTTTCTAATTTCTTCAATAGACATTAAGTATTCCACATCGACACAAAGATATGTGCAATTTGTGAAGTGTTTGTTTGTGAACTTCAAAACTCTCATTCTCATGCCGATATTGCCATAATCTTGTCAGGACCATAGAATTCCGGTACTGTGGGacgttattcagcccatcatgttgaCACCGTTTCATTAGATGAGCCTCATTTTCCACTATAGCAGATAACCTTGTACCTTTCCTCACTCCCCACAAACTCCAACTCCAAAATGTATTTATTGCCATCGTTAAGGCCTCCATTGGAATTGCCTCCAAAATAATTTCAAGGAAAAGAAATGCTATGAGAACTCAGACACAAATGTTTTGTTCCTCATTTCATCCTTGCTTATTTCACAGGTCACTGTTAATCTCTGCACTCTTGTTCTTGTTTCGTTTAACAATGGGAACAATTTCTTCCCATCTACATTTTGAAGACCATTCCCGATTTTGAAAAGAACTATCTGCTCACTAAAAACATTTTGCTCACTCATATTTTCACCAAGAAGAACAGTCTTAGCTTATTCAATCGTTTGTCAtcactgaaattcctcatcccagGCATCATTTCTGTCAATTGTTTCTTCGGTTTTCCCTCACGCCTTCACATGTTTCCCATTATGTGGAAAACATAACTGTGTACAATGTTAAACAAATGTTTTGCACAAGTTCGAACTTGAGTCATTAGTGATGCACTTTGTGTTCTTTTCATGAAGGTAGGAATTCTGCATACTTTATTTTTCATTGCTGAGAAGTCTTATCACtttcaataatctgtgcacatGTGCACCCAGATCGCTCTGCTCCTGCAATCTCTTTTGAGTTTAATGTCTCTCAAGACCTGGATAAATTGGCGTCTCTCCTTTCGGACCATTAGTACCAAAAAGCAGGAGACATTCAAATGGGACTCCCATTGCAGAATTCGTTCGCGCCAGCCATCAATTTATGTCCTTTGTTTGTGTCTTCAAACTTTTGAAAAAATTTTACATGTACTCACATGGTAACGGAGGAGACAATTACCAGACTGGGGTCATTGCggtgaaccagctctcagatTGGAAGGCAGTGGTAGGGAGGAGAGTCCCTTTGTGGAAACCTTCACGAGGAATGAAATCTCAGACTCCAGAACTGCTAGGGTGTGGGGAGCGGTGTGTGGTTAATTCCCGCCGTAGAGCAGTGTCATGGGGAATTGACTCTCCGAAAGGAGACTGAATCTGGGAgatgtttcccaaaatgcagggcTTTCACGGGGAGTCGAGTCACAGACTGCAGGACTGTCGCGGGGAACAGAGTGTTGGAGTTGGGACCCGTGCGGGGAAATGACTCTCGGACTGGAAGATTGTCATGGTGATCCGAATTCCGGAGTGGCAACTGGACTGAGATGCGACCTTTCGACTGGAGACAGAGTGTGAAGGTGACTACCTGACTGGACACTGGAGCCGGGAGACGTGTCCCTGTCAGGAAGTTGTCGTGGAAAGACACCAGGAAAGAAGAGCGCAGTGGGGATGTAATTCATTGACTGGAGACTGCAGCGGGGACATGAGTGCTAAATTGTAGGTCTCTCATGCAGAGGTGAGTCTCAGACTGGAATCGGTCATGATAAGGCGAGGTTCACAGTGGACTGGAGGAGAGCCCTCAAAGTTTGAAGACCAGCCTGGTCTGGAGACTTGTTCCAGTGCGGTCGGAAGCTTAAATATATCGAACATTGGGGTGTAATTCTGTTAATTGAGAACAATTTCTTTTTATGTTTGCTATTGCTTCGTGTCCTGgacatttcttttgctttttttttcaattttattacATATCTTTACATGTCTATGCGCATGGAAACGAAGATATGCTGCAAATGGTGGCATTCCAAACGTTTCATTCAAGAGCACATGATAATAAAGAACATTCAAAACAGAGACACACTTGTGAGGCTGTACAATTCTCTAGTCAGGCCATATTTGGAAGATTGTGAGCAGTTTGTTTCTGCAAGTCATAACAGCTGTTTTGGGCTTGGCCGGATCAACAGAAGGTATACAAAAataatcctggggatgaaggtcTATCAACTTTCCTTGTCATTTTCAAACTGTAAATCATCTAGTTATAATCGGCTATGCACTTAACATTCTTATTTGATCTTAGGTAACTTATGATACTCACTTCATCTGCTTCACTGGGTCACAAACCTAGTCCTTTttgttctaaaagctgttccttggctcaaatATACTCTGTAAGCATGTCTTCcagttatacttttttttaagggAGCTTGCTTATTGAGAACTGTTGCACATATTCAGCATATTGAAGTCGtctttggatagactgagttctgacAGGGTTatgttttattctgttcttcgtgtttcattgtgtaattttgtgaataatttttgtcaacctcactaacttaatCGAGGTTTAGTTAcggtacacttaccgaaacaaattgcgaagttatggtctgggctccCTGTTTAAGATTATTTTGAGTGGCCTGGCCTtttccataacagactggggccTCCTTATGGAATTTTAAACAGGGAGTGGTAGGGGccagtgtctttatttcgggcgTTGTTTTGATTGTGTAGACCAAGCTtcggatagtaatggctctttaagtcgccaaaagttttctggatgtgtATCCCGTgcctttggaagttttgcaaaaaatgAATAGGacaaagctgcaggaattagcagagaagctgaaaTTTGAACGAGCTGCTTTTTTGAGCAAAGGAGAGTTAATTGCAGCAACTCAGCATTTAAGCTTGTTGGAGAAACCatccagaatctatagagatggcaagactTAAATTGAAAATTAAGCAACTTGTGTTAGAGGCGATACATAACGCAAGTGTTCTGAAGAGTTGAGTGTATCTTTAGTAGGGTTAACAATCAGCATTACTGCCGGACATAAaaaccaagtgttctcaataacaCAACAATCTATGTAACAATAGGTCTAATACTCGAGTAgttcattgcctggagacaaaaacaactTCTAATTTGGCTAATCAACTTGACTTATACTTCTAAAAAtgccaatttccaatcaagtttcaaATTAgtatattgaaaatatttaaaaaaaatcaatgacacaatccgatgctctggggtataaggtcaaaaggagattgaaccaTGGAGAGGAGAAGTGCCAagtcctagcatgtaacagacCGCTTGAGAAATAAACTCTTTCAAGTACGTTTTTTTTCAATCAGCctaaattataccccccaaaatACCAATTTCTAATCATATCTGAAATGACTATATTGAAAATCTTAAAAGGCACTGACGTGATCCAGTGCTCTGGGGTATAATGTTTggaaaaaaatgaacagttgagagagaactgccatGTCCGAGCATGTAGTATACTGCTTGAAAAATATATCTCTCTGTCAAGTATTttttttcaatcagtaacctgtaaatCAGAAATTCTGAACAAGGAGAAAATAAGACACAGGAAAATCCGAAGACAAGAACTTACAGCTACctgattttgagataagaagtgttgttttataAGTCTTAACTGGGAATTTTATCGGACTAGTGCGACAGAAGGGAAGGTAAGAaatagaataaagaaataaattgcaaatgctggttacttaattattctctgttatacttcaagaagtaaagttgttaatttttactttgcatAGTTCTTGGTTACACAAAGATTTACAGGTTAAAGCACGGCATAAATATATTGattttgctggtttaaattaagcaggagaatttaccccgtgtcgtaataAAAGGGCCAGCCGAAATGAAACCGTTTCAGTTACAACTAAAGTCAGAAGAGAGGGAAACGAGAGACCAGcagaagagaggggaaaaagagagagcagagaaagaaaaagagcgAGCTTTTTTCTTCAAAAACTGACGATCAAAAatgaaagtcagcttaaaagactGGCGACCAAGGCTGAGGGTGGTCTTAGTGAAGAAtacagtgaggatgagcaagacCTGGCAGTCAGAAGCCTTGTgcgaaactgtttaagtatgttcaagcattgcttcAATTTGAGGAGATGGATATGGAGgcttttttcatctcatttgaaaggtGGATGAACATATATAGTGACGAGTTCTACTGTGTGTTctgttgatccaaacgaaacttgtaggtagggattgtgaggtattcacatcacttTCAGAGGAGGTAACTGGGGAGAATGAGAAGGTGAAAAATGCTTCTCCCAGAAGCATTTAGGCAACACGTCACGAATCTANNNNNNNNNNNNNNNNNNNNNNNNNNNNNNNNNNNNNNNNNNNNNNNNNNNNNNNNNNNNNNNNNNNNNNNNNNNNNNNNNNNNNNNNNNNNNNNNNNNNNNNNNNNNNNNNNNNNNNNNNNNNNNNNNNNNNNNNNNNNNNNNNNNNNNNNNNNNNNNNNNNNNNNNNNNNNNNNNNNNNNNNNNNNNNNNNNNNNNNNNNNNNNNNNNNNNNNNNNNNNNNNNNNNNNNNNNNNNNNNNNNNNNNNNNNNNNNNNNNNNNNNNNNNNNNNNNNNNNNNNNNNNNNNNNNNNNNNNNNNNNNNNNNNNNNNNNNNNNNNNNNNNNNNNNNNNNNNNNNNNNNNNNNNNNNNNNNNNNNNNNNNNNNNNNNNNNNNNNNNNNNNNNN
Proteins encoded:
- the LOC122544081 gene encoding probable G-protein coupled receptor 139 encodes the protein MTMVILSRRNCGLSECTCTYMVAMAIAALMILIFNVTVHHVFGYHFTHSFFSYTGVCMLFKYMNSISLLMAVWFTVMFTFDRYVAICCERLKTKYCTVKTAAAVLMSITALVCLESIPFLFAYEPEKIIDNLQWGCRTKLIFFTSPLGVAFSWLHSIFVPWIPFSLMLLFNCLTIRRILFANKIRRAIRGRNIECQRDEEVESRRKSIILLFTISSSFILLWLTAAVSFLSTRITNISHYRGDFAAPAYIATEAGYMLMYLSSCTNVCIYAATQSKFRHELKEVLTFPWSYLLILVNRKEK